The following coding sequences lie in one Spinacia oleracea cultivar Varoflay chromosome 1, BTI_SOV_V1, whole genome shotgun sequence genomic window:
- the LOC110804190 gene encoding uncharacterized protein, whose translation MKLNPKKCVFGLRSGKFLGFLVSERGIDANPEKVEAIISLPKPKSVKDIQRLTGRIAALNRFVSKSADKQMPFFTTLRQNKKFKWGPVQQEAFESLKDHLKNLPTIARPKEGGKLQLYISVSPKTVAAVLVAETENKVQQLVYFVSHVLNVLVAARKLGPYFDAHTIEVLTNFPLEKAINKLDTSGRLLKWALELSEFDLEFRPRTAIKSKALADFIVEASYQEDEVQAEVWEVSVDGSAAQIGSGAGIIMKSPGGDIFEYDIKFTFVASNNEAEYQAAIAGIQMCLAADAKRVTLTTDSQLVASQFKGEYEVKDPSMRKYLAKLTKVSAQLEKFSINLVPRAENMLADALAKLASSNIADLRRTFMMEVMNKRSTESDEIRVMVITTQAEWFDNIQAYIQSGTLPADLAEAKKTKRNAIWYIILWGRLYKKSFSLPFLRCLTAFESARLVEEMHEGTCGNHSGGKPLAIICQRQGYYWTTMLEDCRAYVKKCDKCQKISAVINLPANDLMPILNPIPFAQWGMDIVGPFPMAAGGRKFLIVAVDYFTKWIEAEPVAKITANQVKKVKLAHSSVCHPQSNGQAEAANKQILDALKKKLEDCKGKWADLMPEVLWCNRTTVKEATGESPFKLSFGSEAVIPEEMALPTMRIQHYDEERNDQLLRHQLDFMPEIRLKAEISSAAYKSRMGRAYNKKVKHRPLGVGDLVLRRTAATGKGNAQVKLTAN comes from the exons ATGAAGCTGAACCCGAAGAAGTGTGTCTTCGGGTTAAGATCAGGAAAATTCTTGGGATTCTTAGTCAGTGAGCGTGGCATAGACGCTAACCCAGAAAAAGTAGAAGCAATCATCAGTCTGCCAAAACCCAAAAGTGTAAAAGACATACAACGGTTGACAGGGAGAATAGCCGCCTTGAACAGATTTGTGAGCAAGTCGGCAGATAAGCAGATGCCTTTCTTCACAACCTTGAGGCAAAACAAGAAATTCAAGTGGGGGCCGGTACAGCAAGAGGCTTTTGAGTCCCTAAAAGATCACCTGAAAAACCTACCAACAATAGCAAGGCCAAAAGAAGGCGGAAAATTACAGTTATACATATCGGTGTCACCAAAGACAGTAGCAGCAGTACTGGTAGCAGAAACAGAGAACAAAGTGCAACAACTAGTATACTTTGTCAGCCATGTGCTGAACG TCCTTGTCGCGGCTAGAAAATTGGGACCGTACTTTGATGCGCACACAATCGAGGTGTTGACAAACTTCCCTCTTGAAAAAGCCATAAACAAACTGGATACATCAGGAAGGTTGCTGAAGTGGGCACTAGAGTTGTCAGAGTTTGACTTGGAATTCCGGCCAAGAACCGCAATTAAATCCAAAGCATTGGCGGATTTCATAGTTGAAGCTTCCTACCAAGAAGACGAGGTACAAGCTGAAGTATGGGAGGTATCAGTGGATGGCTCAGCAGCACAGATAGGCAGTGGTGCTGGAATAATCATGAAATCACCAGGGGGAGACATTTTTGAGTATGATATAAAATTTACCTTCGTTGCGTCGAATAATGAAGCAGAATATCAGGCGGCAATCGCTGGCATCCAAATGTGCTTGGCAGCGGATGCAAAAAGAGTAACACTGACAACAGATTCACAGCTGGTAGCCAGCCAATTCAAAGGAGAATACGAGGTAAAAGATCCGTCGATGAGAAAGTACCTGGCAAAGTTGACAAAAGTGTCGGCTCAACTAGAAAAATTCAGTATCAATCTAGTACCTAGGGCGGAAAACATGTTGGCAGATGCACTAGCAAAATTAGCAAGTTCGAATATCGCCGACTTAAGAAGAACATTCATGATGGAGGTCATGAACAAGCGAAGTACAGAGTCGGATGAAATACGGGTCATGGTCATCACAACTCAGGCAGAGTGGTTCGATAATATCCAAGCATACATACAGTCTGGAACTCTACCAGCAGATTTGGCAGAGGCCAAAAAGACAAAAAGAAATGCGATATGGTACATCATCCTGTGGGGACGGCTGTACAAAAAGTCATTCAGCCTACCGTTCTTAAGGTGCCTAACGGCATTCGAGTCAGCAAGGCTGGTCGAAGAAATGCACGAGGGGACGTGCGGAAACCATTCCGGCGGAAAACCACTTGCCATCATCTGCCAAAGACAAGGCTATTACTGGACAACAATGTTAGAAGATTGTCGAGCATACGTAAAAAAGTGCGACAAATGCCAAAAAATTTCAGCAGTGATCAACTTGCCGGCTAACGACTTGATGCCTATTCTAAACCCAAtcccattcgcacagtggggaatggatattgTAGGACCATTCCCAATGGCAGCCGGAGGACGCAAATTCCTAATAGTAGCGGtggattacttcaccaaatggattGAGGCGGAGCCAGTAGCTAAAATAACGGCGAACCAGGTGAAAAA GGTCAAATTAGCTCACTCATCAGTatgtcacccacaaagcaatgGGCAGGCAGAGGCAGCAAACAAGCAAATACTGGATGCGCTTAAAAAGAAGTTAGAAGACTGCAAAGGCAAATGGGCAGATCTTATGCCAGAAGTTCTGTGGTGTAACAGAACAACAGTCAAAGAGGCTACCGGCGAGAGTCCGTTTAAGCTAAGCTTCGGGTCTGAAGCGGTCATACCGGAAGAAATGGCTCTGCCAACCATGCGCATCCAGCATTACGATGAGGAGAGAAATGATCAATTGCTACGGCATCAGCTAGACTTCATGCCAGAAATCCGCCTAAAAGCAGAAATTAGTTCGGCAGCGTATAAAAGCAGAATGGGCAGAGCGTAcaacaaaaaagtaaaacaccGGCCTCTAGGAGTGGGAGACCTAGTACTGCGGAGAACAGCCGCAACCGGAAAAGGAAATGCTCAAGTAAAACTGACAGCAAACTAG